The DNA sequence ATGTTTGTGTACATCATTCCAAAATCATACCTTGACTTATCGGTAGTTACTCCAACAAATCGAACGTTAACACGTTCCGTCTCATCATACAACCGTTCGTAAAGTTCCACTAGGAAATCCCTCCTTTCTGAATTTTCTTAATTATATGATAATTGATGCGATTTTGCAACAATTAACACTTATTTACAATTTTATGGTATGAATTATATTATATCAGAAAAACATCATTGCTGTTTTATGAATGATTATTATTTTCTTTTGCCACCTTTGTAAAATTGGTTATGCTTTGCTTCTATAAATCTTACTAATTCATTCGTAAAAACAATATCTTCTTGCGTAAATACATAGGATTTTATTCACATTGTTACTGAAATGACATACTTCAACTCGTCATCAATATAAATTGGAGCCAAAATTGTCTGTTCATTGTCCTTTTTCACAAAGACAGCTATATTCCTAGCACATAATGATATAAAGCCGATCCCCATATTAACTTTACTATTATAGTTTTTTTCACCTAATATATATAGCGGGACATAGTCATCATTACAATTAGTATAAAAAATAGTGAACACACATCTTTTATCAAGATGAAAATCGTATAAAGTATCAATAACTTTTAAAAGGAAATCCTTACTATTTTGTGCATAGTCATAGGCTAACCCTACTTCCAAGCGTAGCTCATCCAAAAAATCAGATTTTTTCATCGCCCGCACCACCTAGCTGTTATTCCTGCAATCTGTTTTTTTATTTTAACACACGACGCCCCATTCTCGGTGTCATAATTTATAACAAAGAAATGTCGAAACGTAGAATTAATTGATAGATTTTAAATTCTCATTGGAAAATTTCTTTCTTATCAAATAAGGCTGATTTCGTAAAATTTGTTGATACTTTTAACTTGGTAAAACGAAAGGTAGTGACTCCATCAGGAATAGCAAGGGCTGCGAAAAGAGTATTAAATAAAGTGGCTCAAAAGGTTATGCCTTTTGAGCCGAATTGATCAAGTAAAACCGGTAAGACTGAAAAAGGAGATTGACTCACTAGGACACCATTTTATCCCCAAATGCTTAGTAATATCTCTCTTACTTCTTCGGGAGAGTATGGCTTCCAGAAAAACTGTCCGTAAATGAGGAGATCTTGATGAAGGTGTAACCCTCCTCCATCCTCGTTTACTGAATGACTCGTACCAGTATTCCCTACATAGCCAATGATTGTAGAAGCATCTACTTCATCCCCTACTGCTAGTCCTTCAGGGATACTATCCAGATGTGCAAATCGATTCATTACACCATTTTCATATTGAACCCACACTTGCATACCTCTTAAACGATCTAATATAAATTCTGGTGTCGTCCCTATCTCCGCTGCTACAGAGAGGTCTTTATTTCTAATGAGTGGTGAAGGATACTCCTCAAAGTCATGGTCAACACGGACAACTGTCCCTTTTGCCATAGCGTATATTGGTGTATCAGTTGTGATTGCAGTCCCAGATGCATAGTCATACCAATCAATACCTTCATGATAACCATTTCTATATGATCTAGGCGCACCAGGTAAGTGACTTTCTATTGTACTCACTTGCGCACCCTCAATCGGTAATTGTAAAAAAGAAAGATAATCTATCATCTCTTCAACACTCAATGCATATAAATCGAATGCTTCTTCACCGCGTGGACTCCATGCTTGTATGACAGATTCCTCCCATTGAAACGTTAACTCACTGTCTTCTTCGATTTGAAATGAAGTTTCTAACCCTTCCTCAATAAATGCTAACGTTAAATATGGTAGGTCATCTTCTACAACGAGTGATACTTCATCCGTTGCTAAGTACTCTCCATCTACCTCTAAAACTGGTACATCATATATTAAATAAAACTCTCTACCTTCCACTTCAATATGGATTGTTCGGTGCGTTTCATCGTAATCATAGTGACCACCAATAGCTTCCATCAGTTCACTAGCTAGTACTACATCATTCCCATCAACTTGGAAAAAGTCGATGTTTAACTCATTAATTGTGATTTCTTCTTCTGCTTCTCTTCCTTCATCAATTTCTGTTTCCTCTTCCACTTCATTATCTGTTTCTTCTTCAATATCCTCTTTAACATTTTCATTTTCTGAACATGCAAATACTAATAAACTAAAGAAAACTAACATCAATTTTTTCATTATCGATTCCCTCACATATGCTAAATAATATTTCTGCATTAGATTTTAAAAAGGATGTTAC is a window from the Evansella cellulosilytica DSM 2522 genome containing:
- a CDS encoding M23 family metallopeptidase, with translation MKKLMLVFFSLLVFACSENENVKEDIEEETDNEVEEETEIDEGREAEEEITINELNIDFFQVDGNDVVLASELMEAIGGHYDYDETHRTIHIEVEGREFYLIYDVPVLEVDGEYLATDEVSLVVEDDLPYLTLAFIEEGLETSFQIEEDSELTFQWEESVIQAWSPRGEEAFDLYALSVEEMIDYLSFLQLPIEGAQVSTIESHLPGAPRSYRNGYHEGIDWYDYASGTAITTDTPIYAMAKGTVVRVDHDFEEYPSPLIRNKDLSVAAEIGTTPEFILDRLRGMQVWVQYENGVMNRFAHLDSIPEGLAVGDEVDASTIIGYVGNTGTSHSVNEDGGGLHLHQDLLIYGQFFWKPYSPEEVREILLSIWG